Proteins co-encoded in one Xiphophorus couchianus chromosome 16, X_couchianus-1.0, whole genome shotgun sequence genomic window:
- the c1qtnf6a gene encoding complement C1q tumor necrosis factor-related protein 1, whose translation MLGVLLVLLSSSSPGVTVPPPHSPCSRCCDHMPPAEGSGDPPALAEFSHVPEIRTYINMTILKGDKGDRGDRGTPGNVGHEGPPGAQGVAGSKGSKGHAGPPGDPCKLSHSAFSVARRKSLHSDDAYQAVIFDTVFVNLGGDFEMFHGKFFCRVAGVYFFNVNIHTWNFKETYLHVMQNDAERAIVYAQPSDRSIMQSQSVMLELRPRDAVWVRLFKRERENAIYSDDVDVYVTFNGYLIKAGGE comes from the exons ATGTTGGGCGTCCTCCTCGtcctgctctcctcctcctctcctggGGTCACGGTTCCTCCGCCCCACTCTCCCTGCAGCAGATGCTGTGACCACATGCcgccagcagagggcagcgGAGATCCTCCGGCGCTGGCGGAGTTCAGCCACGTCCCAGAGATCCGCACCTACATCAACATGACTATACTGAAAG GTGACAAAGGAGATCGTGGGGACAGAGGAACCCCAGGAAACGTTGGACACGAAGGCCCTCCAGGGGCCCAAGGCGTAGCGGGGTCAAAGGGCAGCAAAGGCCATGCGGGTCCTCCAGGAGACCCCTGCAAGCTGTCGCACTCTGCCTTCTCCGTGGCGCGCCGGAAGTCCCTGCACAGCGACGACGCCTACCAGGCGGTGATCTTCGACACGGTCTTCGTCAACCTCGGCGGCGACTTCGAAATGTTCCACGGGAAGTTCTTCTGCCGGGTCGCCGGGGTCTACTTCTTCAACGTCAACATCCACACGTGGAACTTCAAGGAGACGTACCTCCACGTCATGCAGAACGACGCGGAGCGGGCCATCGTCTACGCCCAGCCCAGCGACCGCTCCATCATGCAGAGCCAGAGCGTCATGCTGGAGCTGCGGCCGCGCGACGCCGTGTGGGTGCGCTTGTTCAAGAGGGAGCGCGAGAACGCCATCTACAGCGACGACGTGGACGTCTACGTCACGTTCAACGGATACCTCATCAAAGCCGGCGGGGAATGA
- the chst12a gene encoding carbohydrate sulfotransferase 12, with translation MGTSRMFRIFVVLGSAFMILLIIIYWDDVGATHLYMHTPVSLGPKVPHPQPPQSRPHTTRTPSFLSDIDAFVNQFLEPGTGEPTDTVPGDSSNQSEKSEERYVPRREWKIHLTPVAAELRERQEKRRRLLQEVCANDSVPFPGKNRSFDDIPNKELDHLIVDDRHGIIYCYVPKVACSNWKRIMIVLSESLQQDGAPQRDPLAIPRDLVHNSSMHFTFNKFWKRYGKFAKHLMKVKLKKYTKFLFVRDPFVRLISAYRNKFEMRNEDFYRHFAQVMLRRYANQPTPPASVDEAFALGSRPSFSHFTQYLLDPQTEKDMPFNEHWRQVYRLCHPCQIQYDFVGHLETAEEDAEHLLRLLRVDNVVEFPTSQRNLTASSWETDWFGPVPVEARRQLYKLYEPDFRLFGYDRPESILNE, from the exons ATGGGAACATCCAGGATGTTCCGCATTTTCGTGGTTCTGGGCTCGGCTTTCATGATCCTCCTAATCATCATCTACTGGGACGACGTGGGAGCCACCCACCTCTACATGCACACCCCGGTGTCCCTGGGCCCCAAGGTCCCCCACCCGCAGCCCCCCCAGTCGAGGCCCCACACCACCCGGACCCCGTCCTTCCTGTCCGACATCGACGCCTTCGTCAACCAGTTCCTGGAGCCCGGAACCGGGGAGCCCACGGACACGGTGCCGGGGGACTCCAGCAACCAGTCGGAGAAGTCAGAGGAGCGCTACGTCCCCCGGAGGGAGTGGAAGATTCACCTGACGCCGGTTGCCGCGGAGCTACGGGAGAGACAG GAAAAGAGGCGAAGGTTACTCCAGGAGGTCTGCGCCAACGACAGCGTGCCGTTTCCGGGCAAAAACCGTTCATTTGATGACATTCCTAACAAGGAGTTGGATCATCTCATTGTGGATGACAGACACGGCATTATCTACTGCTATGTTCCCAAG GTGGCGTGCAGCAACTGGAAGCGCATCATGATCGTCCTCAGCGAGAGCCTGCAGCAGGACGGCGCTCCTCAGAGAGACCCTCTGGCCATCCCCAGGGACCTGGTCCACAACAGCAGCATGCACTTTACCTTCAACAAGTTCTGGAAGCGCTACGGCAAGTTTGCAAAGCACCTCATGAAG GTGAAGCTGAAGAAGTACACAAAGTTCCTGTTCGTGCGGGACCCGTTTGTGCGTCTCATCTCCGCCTACAGGAACAAATTTGAGATGCGCAACGAGGACTTCTACCGGCACTTTGCACAAGTCATGCTGCGCCGCTACGCCAACCAACCCACGCCTCCCGCCTCCGTGGACGAGGCCTTCGCTCTGGGTAGCCGCCCGTCCTTCTCCCACTTCACCCAGTACCTCCTGGACCCGCAGACCGAGAAGGACATGCCCTTCAATGAGCACTGGCGGCAGGTGTACCGCCTCTGCCACCCGTGCCAGATCCAGTACGACTTCGTGGGTCACCTGGAAACGGCAGAGGAGGACGCCGAGCACCTGCTGCGCCTGCTGCGGGTGGACAATGTGGTGGAGTTCCCCACCTCGCAGAGGAACCTGACAGCGAGCAGCTGGGAGACGGACTGGTTCGGTCCGGTGCCTGTGGAGGCACGCCGGCAGCTCTACAAGCTCTACGAGCCCGACTTCCGGCTTTTTGGTTACGACAGGCCAGAGTCCATCCTCAATGAGTGA